Proteins encoded by one window of Vidua chalybeata isolate OUT-0048 chromosome 10, bVidCha1 merged haplotype, whole genome shotgun sequence:
- the MFSD1 gene encoding major facilitator superfamily domain-containing protein 1 isoform X4: MAEEQRALLGADGADGGGGSPGPPRALPAACDPRRLPHRLLVLALMCFLGFGSYFCYDNPAALQTQVQRDMKVNTAQFMALYAWYSWPNVVLCFFGGFLIDRVFGIRLGTVIFSIFVCVGQVVFALGALFNTFWLMEVGRFIFGIGGESLAVAQNTYAVSWFKGKELNLVFGLQLSMARIGSTVNMNIMGWIYSRVQDLLGYAGPSTLGLALLIGGVTCLFSLSCALILAYLDRRAEKLLCKEQGKTGEVIKLTDVKDFSLSLWLIFVICVCYYAAVFPFIGLGKVFFIEKFRFSPQEASAINSIVYIISAPMSPVFGLLVDKVGKNIIWVLCAVVTTLASHIMLAFTFWNPWIAMCLLGVAYSLLACALWPMVAFVVPEHQLGTAYGFMQSIQNLGLAVIAIAAGMILDTRGYLFLEVFFSACVCLSLIAVVMLYFVNHLTGGDLNWSARKRAKLQKAAASE; the protein is encoded by the exons ATGGCGGAGGAGCAGCGGGCGCTGCTGGGCGCCGATGGCGCcgatggcggcggcggctccccgGGCCCTCCCCGCGCCCTGCCCGCCGCCTGCGacccccgccgcctcccgcaCCGCCTGCTCGTCCTGGCCCTCATGTGCTTCCTGGGATTCG gcagctACTTCTGCTACGACAACCCGGCCGCTCTGCAAACGCAGGTTCAGCGG GACATGAAGGTGAACACGGCCCAGTTCATGGCTCTCTACGCCTGGTACTCCTGGCCCAACGTGGTGCTCTGCTTCTTCGGGGGCTTCCTGATCGACAGAGTCTTCGGGATCCG gtTGGGCACTGTGATTTTCAGCATCTTTGTGTGTGTGGGGCAG gtggTTTTTGCTCTGGGAGCACTGTTCAATACGTTCTGGCTGATGGAAGTGGGCAGGTTCATATTCGG gATTGGTGGCGAGTCCTTGGCGGTGGCCCAGAACACCTATGCAGTGAGCTGGTTCAAGGGCAAGGAGCTGAACCTGGTGTTTGGATTGCAGCTCAGCATGGCCAGGATT GGGAGCACGGTGAACATGAATATTATGGGATGGATCTACTCCAGAGTTCAGGATCTCCTGGGCTACGCTGGTCCCAGCACCCTCGGCCTGGCTCTGCTCATAG GTGGGGTCACCTGTCTCTTCTCACTGAGCTGTGCTTTAATCCTGGCTTACCTggacaggagagcagagaaactGCTTTGTAAAGAGCAAGGCAAAACAG GAGAAGTGATCAAGCTGACAGATGTGAAGGATTTCTCCCTGTCCTTGTGGCTCATCTTTGTAATCTGTGTCTGTTACTACGCTGCAGTTTTCCCTTTCATTGGCCTTGGGAA gGTTTTCTTTATTGAAAAATTCCGATTTTCCCCTCAAGAAGCCAGTGCAATTAACAG catcGTGTACATCATCTCagcccccatgtccccagtgtttGGCCTGCTGGTGGATAAAGTTGGCAAGAACATCATCTGggtgctgtgtgctgtggtCACCACGCTGGCCTCACACATCATGCTGGCCTTCACCTTCTGGAACCCCTGGATAGCCATG tgcctgCTGGGGGTGGCCTATTCCCTGCTGGCCTGTGCCCTGTGGCCCATGGTGGCCTTCGTCGTCCCCGAGCACCAGCTGGGAACTGCCTATGGCTT catGCAGTCCATCCAGAACCTGGGCCTGGCAGTGATTGCCATAGCAGCTGGCATGATCCTGGACACCAGGGGATACCTGTTCCTGGAGGTCTTCTTCAGTGCCTGTGTTTGCT TGTCGCTGATAGCTGTGGTCATGCTGTACTTTGTGAACCACCTCACAG GTGGTGATCTCAACTGGTCTGCAAGGAAAAGGGCAAAACTgcaaaaagcagctgcttctgagTAA
- the MFSD1 gene encoding major facilitator superfamily domain-containing protein 1 isoform X2 encodes MAEEQRALLGADGADGGGGSPGPPRALPAACDPRRLPHRLLVLALMCFLGFGSYFCYDNPAALQTQVQRDMKVNTAQFMALYAWYSWPNVVLCFFGGFLIDRVFGIRLGTVIFSIFVCVGQVVFALGALFNTFWLMEVGRFIFGIGGESLAVAQNTYAVSWFKGKELNLVFGLQLSMARIGSTVNMNIMGWIYSRVQDLLGYAGPSTLGLALLIGGVTCLFSLSCALILAYLDRRAEKLLCKEQGKTGEVIKLTDVKDFSLSLWLIFVICVCYYAAVFPFIGLGKVFFIEKFRFSPQEASAINSIVYIISAPMSPVFGLLVDKVGKNIIWVLCAVVTTLASHIMLAFTFWNPWIAMCLLGVAYSLLACALWPMVAFVVPEHQLGTAYGFMQSIQNLGLAVIAIAAGMILDTRGYLFLEVFFSACVCLSLIAVVMLYFVNHLTGGDLNWSARKRAKLQKAAASDSQLITPPVSPRWPTEVC; translated from the exons ATGGCGGAGGAGCAGCGGGCGCTGCTGGGCGCCGATGGCGCcgatggcggcggcggctccccgGGCCCTCCCCGCGCCCTGCCCGCCGCCTGCGacccccgccgcctcccgcaCCGCCTGCTCGTCCTGGCCCTCATGTGCTTCCTGGGATTCG gcagctACTTCTGCTACGACAACCCGGCCGCTCTGCAAACGCAGGTTCAGCGG GACATGAAGGTGAACACGGCCCAGTTCATGGCTCTCTACGCCTGGTACTCCTGGCCCAACGTGGTGCTCTGCTTCTTCGGGGGCTTCCTGATCGACAGAGTCTTCGGGATCCG gtTGGGCACTGTGATTTTCAGCATCTTTGTGTGTGTGGGGCAG gtggTTTTTGCTCTGGGAGCACTGTTCAATACGTTCTGGCTGATGGAAGTGGGCAGGTTCATATTCGG gATTGGTGGCGAGTCCTTGGCGGTGGCCCAGAACACCTATGCAGTGAGCTGGTTCAAGGGCAAGGAGCTGAACCTGGTGTTTGGATTGCAGCTCAGCATGGCCAGGATT GGGAGCACGGTGAACATGAATATTATGGGATGGATCTACTCCAGAGTTCAGGATCTCCTGGGCTACGCTGGTCCCAGCACCCTCGGCCTGGCTCTGCTCATAG GTGGGGTCACCTGTCTCTTCTCACTGAGCTGTGCTTTAATCCTGGCTTACCTggacaggagagcagagaaactGCTTTGTAAAGAGCAAGGCAAAACAG GAGAAGTGATCAAGCTGACAGATGTGAAGGATTTCTCCCTGTCCTTGTGGCTCATCTTTGTAATCTGTGTCTGTTACTACGCTGCAGTTTTCCCTTTCATTGGCCTTGGGAA gGTTTTCTTTATTGAAAAATTCCGATTTTCCCCTCAAGAAGCCAGTGCAATTAACAG catcGTGTACATCATCTCagcccccatgtccccagtgtttGGCCTGCTGGTGGATAAAGTTGGCAAGAACATCATCTGggtgctgtgtgctgtggtCACCACGCTGGCCTCACACATCATGCTGGCCTTCACCTTCTGGAACCCCTGGATAGCCATG tgcctgCTGGGGGTGGCCTATTCCCTGCTGGCCTGTGCCCTGTGGCCCATGGTGGCCTTCGTCGTCCCCGAGCACCAGCTGGGAACTGCCTATGGCTT catGCAGTCCATCCAGAACCTGGGCCTGGCAGTGATTGCCATAGCAGCTGGCATGATCCTGGACACCAGGGGATACCTGTTCCTGGAGGTCTTCTTCAGTGCCTGTGTTTGCT TGTCGCTGATAGCTGTGGTCATGCTGTACTTTGTGAACCACCTCACAG GTGGTGATCTCAACTGGTCTGCAAGGAAAAGGGCAAAACTgcaaaaagcagctgcttctga ctcccagctcattACTCCTCCTGTTTCTCCACGCTGGCCCACAGAAGTGTGTTGA
- the MFSD1 gene encoding major facilitator superfamily domain-containing protein 1 isoform X3, giving the protein MAEEQRALLGADGADGGGGSPGPPRALPAACDPRRLPHRLLVLALMCFLGFGSYFCYDNPAALQTQVQRDMKVNTAQFMALYAWYSWPNVVLCFFGGFLIDRVFGIRLGTVIFSIFVCVGQVVFALGALFNTFWLMEVGRFIFGIGGESLAVAQNTYAVSWFKGKELNLVFGLQLSMARIGSTVNMNIMGWIYSRVQDLLGYAGPSTLGLALLIGGVTCLFSLSCALILAYLDRRAEKLLCKEQGKTGEVIKLTDVKDFSLSLWLIFVICVCYYAAVFPFIGLGKVFFIEKFRFSPQEASAINSIVYIISAPMSPVFGLLVDKVGKNIIWVLCAVVTTLASHIMLAFTFWNPWIAMCLLGVAYSLLACALWPMVAFVVPEHQLGTAYGFMQSIQNLGLAVIAIAAGMILDTRGYLFLEVFFSACVCLSLIAVVMLYFVNHLTGGDLNWSARKRAKLQKAAASEKES; this is encoded by the exons ATGGCGGAGGAGCAGCGGGCGCTGCTGGGCGCCGATGGCGCcgatggcggcggcggctccccgGGCCCTCCCCGCGCCCTGCCCGCCGCCTGCGacccccgccgcctcccgcaCCGCCTGCTCGTCCTGGCCCTCATGTGCTTCCTGGGATTCG gcagctACTTCTGCTACGACAACCCGGCCGCTCTGCAAACGCAGGTTCAGCGG GACATGAAGGTGAACACGGCCCAGTTCATGGCTCTCTACGCCTGGTACTCCTGGCCCAACGTGGTGCTCTGCTTCTTCGGGGGCTTCCTGATCGACAGAGTCTTCGGGATCCG gtTGGGCACTGTGATTTTCAGCATCTTTGTGTGTGTGGGGCAG gtggTTTTTGCTCTGGGAGCACTGTTCAATACGTTCTGGCTGATGGAAGTGGGCAGGTTCATATTCGG gATTGGTGGCGAGTCCTTGGCGGTGGCCCAGAACACCTATGCAGTGAGCTGGTTCAAGGGCAAGGAGCTGAACCTGGTGTTTGGATTGCAGCTCAGCATGGCCAGGATT GGGAGCACGGTGAACATGAATATTATGGGATGGATCTACTCCAGAGTTCAGGATCTCCTGGGCTACGCTGGTCCCAGCACCCTCGGCCTGGCTCTGCTCATAG GTGGGGTCACCTGTCTCTTCTCACTGAGCTGTGCTTTAATCCTGGCTTACCTggacaggagagcagagaaactGCTTTGTAAAGAGCAAGGCAAAACAG GAGAAGTGATCAAGCTGACAGATGTGAAGGATTTCTCCCTGTCCTTGTGGCTCATCTTTGTAATCTGTGTCTGTTACTACGCTGCAGTTTTCCCTTTCATTGGCCTTGGGAA gGTTTTCTTTATTGAAAAATTCCGATTTTCCCCTCAAGAAGCCAGTGCAATTAACAG catcGTGTACATCATCTCagcccccatgtccccagtgtttGGCCTGCTGGTGGATAAAGTTGGCAAGAACATCATCTGggtgctgtgtgctgtggtCACCACGCTGGCCTCACACATCATGCTGGCCTTCACCTTCTGGAACCCCTGGATAGCCATG tgcctgCTGGGGGTGGCCTATTCCCTGCTGGCCTGTGCCCTGTGGCCCATGGTGGCCTTCGTCGTCCCCGAGCACCAGCTGGGAACTGCCTATGGCTT catGCAGTCCATCCAGAACCTGGGCCTGGCAGTGATTGCCATAGCAGCTGGCATGATCCTGGACACCAGGGGATACCTGTTCCTGGAGGTCTTCTTCAGTGCCTGTGTTTGCT TGTCGCTGATAGCTGTGGTCATGCTGTACTTTGTGAACCACCTCACAG GTGGTGATCTCAACTGGTCTGCAAGGAAAAGGGCAAAACTgcaaaaagcagctgcttctga aaaggaaagtTGA
- the MFSD1 gene encoding major facilitator superfamily domain-containing protein 1 isoform X1, with product MAEEQRALLGADGADGGGGSPGPPRALPAACDPRRLPHRLLVLALMCFLGFGSYFCYDNPAALQTQVQRDMKVNTAQFMALYAWYSWPNVVLCFFGGFLIDRVFGIRLGTVIFSIFVCVGQVVFALGALFNTFWLMEVGRFIFGIGGESLAVAQNTYAVSWFKGKELNLVFGLQLSMARIGSTVNMNIMGWIYSRVQDLLGYAGPSTLGLALLIGGVTCLFSLSCALILAYLDRRAEKLLCKEQGKTGEVIKLTDVKDFSLSLWLIFVICVCYYAAVFPFIGLGKVFFIEKFRFSPQEASAINSIVYIISAPMSPVFGLLVDKVGKNIIWVLCAVVTTLASHIMLAFTFWNPWIAMCLLGVAYSLLACALWPMVAFVVPEHQLGTAYGFMQSIQNLGLAVIAIAAGMILDTRGYLFLEVFFSACVCLSLIAVVMLYFVNHLTGGDLNWSARKRAKLQKAAASEAEEQERLRRQNEDDLAKLLPKADAFSLRNKYLSKLGAQLPAHYSSCFSTLAHRSVLK from the exons ATGGCGGAGGAGCAGCGGGCGCTGCTGGGCGCCGATGGCGCcgatggcggcggcggctccccgGGCCCTCCCCGCGCCCTGCCCGCCGCCTGCGacccccgccgcctcccgcaCCGCCTGCTCGTCCTGGCCCTCATGTGCTTCCTGGGATTCG gcagctACTTCTGCTACGACAACCCGGCCGCTCTGCAAACGCAGGTTCAGCGG GACATGAAGGTGAACACGGCCCAGTTCATGGCTCTCTACGCCTGGTACTCCTGGCCCAACGTGGTGCTCTGCTTCTTCGGGGGCTTCCTGATCGACAGAGTCTTCGGGATCCG gtTGGGCACTGTGATTTTCAGCATCTTTGTGTGTGTGGGGCAG gtggTTTTTGCTCTGGGAGCACTGTTCAATACGTTCTGGCTGATGGAAGTGGGCAGGTTCATATTCGG gATTGGTGGCGAGTCCTTGGCGGTGGCCCAGAACACCTATGCAGTGAGCTGGTTCAAGGGCAAGGAGCTGAACCTGGTGTTTGGATTGCAGCTCAGCATGGCCAGGATT GGGAGCACGGTGAACATGAATATTATGGGATGGATCTACTCCAGAGTTCAGGATCTCCTGGGCTACGCTGGTCCCAGCACCCTCGGCCTGGCTCTGCTCATAG GTGGGGTCACCTGTCTCTTCTCACTGAGCTGTGCTTTAATCCTGGCTTACCTggacaggagagcagagaaactGCTTTGTAAAGAGCAAGGCAAAACAG GAGAAGTGATCAAGCTGACAGATGTGAAGGATTTCTCCCTGTCCTTGTGGCTCATCTTTGTAATCTGTGTCTGTTACTACGCTGCAGTTTTCCCTTTCATTGGCCTTGGGAA gGTTTTCTTTATTGAAAAATTCCGATTTTCCCCTCAAGAAGCCAGTGCAATTAACAG catcGTGTACATCATCTCagcccccatgtccccagtgtttGGCCTGCTGGTGGATAAAGTTGGCAAGAACATCATCTGggtgctgtgtgctgtggtCACCACGCTGGCCTCACACATCATGCTGGCCTTCACCTTCTGGAACCCCTGGATAGCCATG tgcctgCTGGGGGTGGCCTATTCCCTGCTGGCCTGTGCCCTGTGGCCCATGGTGGCCTTCGTCGTCCCCGAGCACCAGCTGGGAACTGCCTATGGCTT catGCAGTCCATCCAGAACCTGGGCCTGGCAGTGATTGCCATAGCAGCTGGCATGATCCTGGACACCAGGGGATACCTGTTCCTGGAGGTCTTCTTCAGTGCCTGTGTTTGCT TGTCGCTGATAGCTGTGGTCATGCTGTACTTTGTGAACCACCTCACAG GTGGTGATCTCAACTGGTCTGCAAGGAAAAGGGCAAAACTgcaaaaagcagctgcttctga agcagaagagcagGAGAGGCTCAGAAGGCAGAACGAAGATGATTTGGCAAAATTGCTGCCAAAAGCTGATGCCTTTAGTTTAAGGAATAAATACCTGTCCAAGCTTGGAGCTCAG ctcccagctcattACTCCTCCTGTTTCTCCACGCTGGCCCACAGAAGTGTGTTGAAATAG